In the genome of Coffea eugenioides isolate CCC68of unplaced genomic scaffold, Ceug_1.0 ScVebR1_399;HRSCAF=1071, whole genome shotgun sequence, one region contains:
- the LOC113758213 gene encoding exocyst complex component EXO70A1-like, translating into ELASLTQLAKDALKAVEESVKREFAVAESVKSQLNASSQSPTRGVAEQPSDACQNRAKIVITIQDKDGPKQFRVFVDDKFERLFKMESLTELVARPQGSNDDRDPPEVPGSQEMDKGLIPLKSHLARVIEFLLYNLKFKPNFYGQESLRCVFMMNNVSSVSEMIKSSKELEELIGTHLQMKLREKVELAKTDYFHRSWGDMCTFLKGEGLKLHFNCDFFPGRSTRVVKKKFKTFNSMFEDILQTQERWIVPDQQLRMKLLECILAKLIPAYNHFLERLSRVHKVKRVSEYIKYSVKDLETKVLDMFQNKY; encoded by the exons GAATTGGCTTCACTAACCCAATTAGCAAAGGACGCATTGAAAGCTGTTGAGGAATCTGTGAAACGAGAGTTCGCTGTTGCAGAATCTGTGAAAAGTCAGCTTAATGCATCATCACAATCTCCTACAAGAGGTGTTGCAGAACAGCCCTCAGATGCTTGCCAGAACAGAGCAAAGATAGTTATTACGATCCAGGACAAGGATGGACCCAAGCAATTTAGAGTTTTCGTGGATGATAAATTTGAGAGACTCTTCAAGAT GGAATCCTTAACTGAGTTGGTGGCTAGACCCCAAGGTTCCAATGACGACCGAGATCCTCCAGAAGTACCGGGTTCACAAGAAATGGACAAAGGGCTAATTCCCCTAAAGAGCCATCTTGCTCGAGTTATCGAGTTTTTACTGTATAACTTGAAATTCAAGCCCAACTTCTATGGACAAGAATCTCTTCGTTGTGTGTTCATGATGAACAATGTTAGCTCTGTTTCTGAGATGATTAAAAGTTCCAAGGAGTTGGAAGAACTTATTGGCACTCACCTGCAGATGAAATTAAGAGAAAAAGTGGAGCTGGCAAAGACTGATTATTTCCATAGAAGTTGGGGCGATATGTGCACTTTTTTAAAAGGTGAAGGATTAAAATTACATTTTAATTGTGATTTCTTTCCTGGAAGGTCTACAAGAGTTGTGAAAAAAAAGTTCAAGACCTTCAATAGTATGTTTGAAGATATTCTTCAGACTCAAGAACGATGGATAGTACCAGATCAGCAGCTGCGGATGAAACTTCTTGAATGCATATTGGCTAAGCTGATTCCGGCCTATAATCACTTTCTTGAGCGGCTAAGCCGAGTACACAAAGTGAAGCGTGTGAGTGAGTACATAAAATATTCTGTCAAGGACTTGGAGACCAAGGTGCTGGATATGTTTCAGAATAAGTATTGA